A window of Synechococcus sp. MEDNS5 contains these coding sequences:
- a CDS encoding LCP family protein encodes MEGSAPAGDAAQKRVKRWLGTKPSRTVLRIAAAVIGAGLIGGGLALIWPKPDPIAAAPPSPDDPASLAPLPERSVMVLLVGLDSEAINDPSNRAAPKGPANADSLMLILVTAGEALQVLQVPTELAVQLPGREEVQPLARAYRKGGVALTADVIAEVVGLPAGEPDRYLVMPRQALRALVDRLGEVEVSLNQSYNRQDKAQNYTVNLQAGRQTLNGRQAEQLARHRSNPNDDGARRARQQRLVRGIHDQLRQPNAIALLPDVIGEVSAQVSTDLTPSEMLSLAAAALSSTEPPVISQLTLAARAGQQQLRELKPDQALPLWPPEPNATAGN; translated from the coding sequence ATGGAGGGTTCGGCACCGGCAGGAGACGCGGCACAGAAACGTGTGAAGCGATGGCTGGGGACGAAACCAAGCCGAACTGTGCTGAGAATTGCCGCTGCAGTGATTGGTGCAGGACTGATTGGAGGAGGGCTCGCCCTGATCTGGCCAAAACCTGATCCGATTGCCGCTGCTCCACCTTCCCCGGATGACCCTGCCAGCCTGGCCCCCCTCCCGGAGCGGTCGGTCATGGTGCTGCTGGTTGGCCTTGATTCGGAAGCCATCAACGATCCATCAAACCGTGCAGCCCCCAAAGGACCGGCCAACGCAGACAGCCTGATGCTGATCCTTGTCACAGCTGGAGAAGCGCTGCAAGTGCTTCAGGTGCCAACGGAGCTGGCCGTGCAACTGCCTGGCCGCGAAGAGGTGCAGCCCCTCGCCAGGGCCTATCGGAAGGGGGGGGTTGCACTCACCGCCGACGTCATCGCCGAAGTCGTGGGACTCCCTGCGGGCGAACCCGATCGTTACCTGGTGATGCCCCGTCAGGCCCTGCGAGCCCTTGTGGACCGCCTCGGTGAAGTGGAGGTGAGCCTCAACCAGTCGTACAACCGCCAGGACAAAGCGCAGAACTACACCGTCAATCTGCAGGCCGGTCGCCAGACGCTCAATGGCCGTCAAGCTGAACAACTGGCAAGACACCGCTCCAATCCCAATGACGATGGCGCTCGCAGAGCCCGCCAACAGCGCCTGGTGCGCGGTATCCACGATCAGCTCAGGCAACCCAATGCCATCGCCCTGCTCCCGGATGTGATCGGCGAGGTTTCAGCGCAGGTCTCAACCGATCTCACCCCCTCCGAAATGCTCAGCCTTGCGGCAGCGGCCCTAAGCAGCACCGAGCCCCCTGTGATCAGCCAGCTGACACTGGCAGCACGGGCCGGCCAGCAGCAACTTCGCGAGCTCAAGCCCGATCAGGCCCTTCCTCTCTGGCCACCTGAGCCCAACGCGACCGCAGGCAACTGA
- the malQ gene encoding 4-alpha-glucanotransferase has product MPHPRGTASSRRVGVLLHPTALPGSPVCGSFGAAARGWLHALARQGIRVWQVLPLAPPDGTGSPYSSPSSFAINPWLLDAQDLSDEGFIAPDDVLALPQGTAADGEGGDRLDFALADQRANALARSLRLRWSEQSADRHQAFQRWCVDQARWLRDHSAFMVLRRERAGLPWWAWPHELAVHRDTALEQWRCTHQKDLLEQDLLQWHLDRQWRQLRALASDLGVEILGDLPFYVARDSADVWSNRSLFSIAADGRLHQQSGVPPDYFSATGQLWGTPVYTWGRHRQTGFRWWRDRLRRQWDLADRLRLDHFRALAAYWSVPGDDDTAINGRWKRSPGGALLASLRRDAGGYLPIVAEDLGVITPDVERLRDRFHLPGMKVLQFAFDGNADNPYLPGNIKGKGWVVYTGTHDNPTSLGWWEHLDQSSRDQFTATLGRTVEAPGWQLLELGLSTSAALVVAPVQDLLHLDDSARFNTPGTVGGNWMWRLPAFDAALEGALEGYGLRAEVWSRR; this is encoded by the coding sequence ATGCCCCATCCAAGAGGGACCGCATCGAGTCGCAGGGTTGGTGTGCTCCTGCACCCCACCGCTCTTCCTGGATCACCGGTGTGCGGCAGTTTTGGTGCTGCGGCTCGCGGTTGGCTTCATGCGCTCGCTCGCCAGGGCATCAGGGTGTGGCAAGTACTGCCGCTGGCCCCACCGGACGGCACGGGTTCTCCCTACAGCTCACCATCCAGTTTCGCCATCAATCCCTGGTTGCTCGATGCCCAGGATCTGAGCGACGAGGGGTTCATCGCCCCCGATGATGTGTTGGCCCTTCCCCAGGGGACTGCGGCAGACGGAGAGGGTGGCGATCGCCTTGATTTCGCCTTAGCTGATCAACGGGCCAACGCGCTGGCCAGATCACTGCGTCTCCGTTGGTCAGAGCAGTCTGCCGATCGCCACCAGGCCTTTCAGCGGTGGTGTGTCGATCAGGCGCGTTGGCTCCGTGATCACTCCGCCTTCATGGTGCTGCGTCGTGAACGTGCAGGTTTGCCGTGGTGGGCCTGGCCACACGAGTTGGCGGTCCACCGCGATACGGCATTGGAGCAATGGCGTTGCACTCATCAGAAAGACCTGCTTGAGCAGGATCTTCTTCAGTGGCATCTCGATCGTCAGTGGCGCCAGCTCCGTGCCCTGGCGAGCGACCTTGGCGTGGAAATCCTCGGTGATCTTCCTTTCTATGTCGCCCGCGACAGCGCCGATGTCTGGAGTAACCGCTCGCTGTTTTCGATCGCGGCTGATGGACGTCTCCATCAGCAGAGTGGTGTTCCTCCGGATTACTTCTCTGCCACCGGCCAGCTCTGGGGAACACCCGTTTACACCTGGGGCCGGCATCGTCAGACAGGATTCCGCTGGTGGCGTGATCGCTTAAGGCGTCAATGGGACCTCGCCGACAGGCTGCGTCTTGACCATTTCCGTGCCCTGGCCGCTTACTGGTCGGTACCCGGCGACGATGACACGGCCATCAACGGCCGCTGGAAACGCTCCCCCGGTGGCGCACTTCTGGCCTCTCTGAGGCGTGATGCCGGTGGATACCTGCCCATCGTGGCCGAGGATCTGGGCGTGATCACTCCTGATGTGGAGCGACTTCGTGATCGTTTCCATCTCCCCGGCATGAAGGTTCTGCAGTTCGCTTTTGACGGGAATGCAGACAATCCTTACCTCCCAGGCAACATCAAGGGCAAAGGCTGGGTGGTTTACACCGGAACCCACGACAATCCCACGAGCCTGGGTTGGTGGGAGCATCTGGATCAGTCATCAAGGGACCAGTTCACCGCCACGCTTGGGCGCACCGTTGAGGCCCCCGGATGGCAACTGCTTGAACTGGGCCTCTCCACATCTGCTGCGTTGGTGGTGGCCCCTGTGCAGGATCTTCTTCATTTGGATGATTCGGCCCGTTTCAACACACCGGGCACGGTGGGCGGAAACTGGATGTGGAGATTGCCAGCCTTTGATGCAGCTCTCGAAGGTGCACTGGAGGGCTATGGATTGCGTGCCGAGGTCTGGTCCAGGCGGTAG
- a CDS encoding cell wall metabolism sensor histidine kinase WalK has product MSAGTGVVLGLIIGSAGGWLLASRQRGSAARGSKAHLTPSVLSGHALTTPQLLAWIDAATQGWLILTPDLTIGYINSRAERLLQFSSNLLVRGQALEEVLSVPELEEAIISVRHQQRPQRCEWEQQRIPLEAIVLPGSDEWLLVLLQNRQSLEAQQQQQERWVSDVAHELKTPLTALMLVSDRLEGAVSEDDGVLVERLQRELRRLQLMVEDLLELSRLENILPRDQVDYSALNLEHLVEGAWNSIRPLADQREVSLSINTDEPGLLLGDQRRLHRAVLNLLDNALRYSPDRGSVEVDIVPSGGWWLLSVRDHGPGLSESDLSNMFQRFYRGDPSRARSNRSGSGLGLAIVQQIAVNHGGRVQARNHPDGGTSMELLLPKRQA; this is encoded by the coding sequence GTGAGCGCAGGAACTGGAGTTGTCCTCGGACTCATCATCGGAAGTGCTGGAGGTTGGCTTCTCGCCAGCAGACAACGAGGCTCAGCAGCGAGAGGCTCCAAAGCGCATCTGACGCCATCGGTGCTGTCAGGTCATGCGCTGACCACACCCCAATTGCTGGCCTGGATCGATGCGGCCACCCAGGGATGGTTGATCCTCACGCCTGATCTGACGATCGGATACATCAATTCCCGGGCTGAACGCTTACTGCAGTTCTCCAGCAATCTGCTGGTCCGCGGCCAGGCACTCGAGGAGGTGCTCTCAGTGCCTGAGCTGGAAGAGGCGATCATCAGTGTGCGCCATCAACAGCGACCGCAACGCTGCGAGTGGGAACAGCAGAGAATTCCGCTCGAAGCGATCGTGCTGCCGGGTTCGGATGAATGGCTGCTGGTCCTGCTTCAGAACAGGCAGTCCCTGGAAGCCCAGCAGCAGCAGCAGGAGCGATGGGTCAGCGACGTCGCCCACGAACTCAAAACCCCCCTGACGGCATTGATGCTGGTGAGTGACCGGCTCGAGGGAGCAGTCAGCGAAGACGATGGCGTTCTGGTGGAACGCCTGCAAAGAGAACTCCGCCGTTTGCAGTTAATGGTGGAAGATCTTCTGGAGCTTTCTCGCCTTGAGAACATCCTTCCTCGGGATCAAGTTGATTATTCGGCCCTGAATCTGGAGCATCTTGTTGAAGGAGCCTGGAACAGTATTCGTCCTCTGGCTGATCAAAGGGAAGTGTCTCTATCGATCAACACCGATGAGCCTGGGCTGCTTCTGGGCGATCAACGCCGACTGCATCGAGCCGTTCTCAATCTCCTCGACAACGCACTGCGTTACTCACCCGATCGCGGCTCCGTGGAAGTGGATATTGTTCCCAGCGGCGGATGGTGGTTGCTCTCTGTCAGAGATCACGGGCCAGGGCTGAGCGAAAGCGATCTCAGCAATATGTTTCAGCGTTTTTATCGGGGCGATCCCTCCAGGGCCCGATCCAACCGCAGTGGCAGTGGTCTCGGCCTGGCCATCGTTCAACAGATCGCGGTGAACCATGGCGGCCGCGTCCAGGCCAGAAATCATCCTGACGGGGGGACATCCATGGAACTTCTGCTACCGAAAAGACAGGCATGA
- a CDS encoding pseudouridine synthase codes for MTRQRLQKLIASAGVCSRRKAEDLLRQHRVRVNGQLATIGDQADLNLDTIEVDGRPLQKAPPARVLLLNKPAGVISSCRDPQGRRTVLELVPADLREGLHPVGRLDAESRGALLLSNQGELTLKLTHPRYNHHKTYRVTVAGLPDAEQLNQWRRGVVLDGTVTRPAEVKLLKGTPQTSVLKVILREGRNRQIRRIALALGHRVLDLQRIAIGDLTLGSMREGCWRELSRQEWSGLISTEADRS; via the coding sequence GTGACGCGCCAACGACTGCAGAAACTGATCGCTTCTGCAGGGGTCTGCTCCCGACGCAAGGCCGAGGATTTGTTGCGACAACATCGGGTCCGAGTGAATGGGCAGCTGGCAACCATCGGAGACCAGGCCGATCTGAACCTTGACACCATTGAGGTGGACGGCCGCCCGCTTCAGAAAGCCCCCCCAGCCCGGGTGCTTTTGTTGAACAAACCAGCGGGAGTGATCAGCAGCTGCCGGGACCCACAGGGACGTCGAACAGTCCTCGAGCTCGTGCCAGCGGATCTGAGAGAGGGCCTTCATCCCGTAGGCCGGCTGGATGCAGAAAGCCGAGGCGCCCTGCTTCTGAGCAACCAGGGGGAGCTCACGTTGAAACTGACCCATCCCCGGTACAACCACCACAAGACCTACCGGGTCACGGTGGCTGGCTTGCCCGATGCCGAGCAGCTCAATCAATGGAGACGCGGAGTCGTTCTCGACGGGACGGTCACGCGCCCTGCCGAGGTGAAACTTTTGAAAGGGACTCCCCAAACCAGTGTGCTGAAGGTCATCCTGCGGGAAGGACGCAACCGCCAGATCCGCAGAATCGCGCTCGCTCTGGGCCATCGCGTCCTCGATCTCCAGCGCATCGCCATCGGTGATCTCACCCTCGGTTCGATGCGGGAAGGCTGCTGGAGAGAACTTTCCAGGCAAGAATGGTCAGGTTTGATCAGCACCGAGGCCGATCGGTCATAA
- a CDS encoding RodZ family helix-turn-helix domain-containing protein, with product MALIKRFLPWRRRQSSKDAIDRSNATSHADPAEAAGQLLRQQREQRGLSLRDLSRQVRITTPVLEALERNWPERLPEAAYLVAMLHRLEESLELEPGSLSGALPEQALQFQGSPQTRRTRFTVGSIDIFTTWQGSVLYGVVIVGSLLALNHQQRQLAINNAITLTPVPLDLTSESEALLQGLRPLQDLRNASPAEAIPDLSAPQPLPGVLEIKLNQPSRVDLSSKGGDRTKLQGVIGTFTLQLLPPVQITIQPAPQAGSVLWDGAAQKSVKDKPGLYRLDQTSARNP from the coding sequence ATGGCTTTGATCAAACGCTTTCTCCCATGGCGACGCCGCCAATCCAGCAAGGACGCAATCGATCGTTCGAATGCGACCAGTCATGCAGACCCCGCTGAAGCCGCCGGGCAACTTTTGCGACAACAGCGCGAGCAACGTGGCCTGAGCTTGCGGGACCTGTCCAGACAAGTGCGCATCACCACTCCTGTGCTGGAAGCGCTGGAGCGGAACTGGCCAGAGCGCCTGCCGGAGGCTGCCTATCTGGTGGCGATGTTGCATCGCTTGGAAGAGAGTCTCGAACTTGAGCCAGGCAGTCTCAGTGGAGCCCTGCCGGAACAGGCGCTTCAATTTCAGGGTTCTCCACAAACACGGCGCACTCGCTTCACCGTTGGCAGCATCGACATCTTCACCACCTGGCAGGGGAGTGTTCTCTACGGGGTGGTGATCGTTGGATCGCTATTGGCCCTCAATCACCAACAACGTCAGTTGGCCATCAACAACGCGATCACACTCACGCCCGTTCCCCTGGATCTCACGAGCGAGTCCGAGGCTTTACTGCAAGGGCTTCGCCCTCTCCAGGATCTGCGCAATGCGAGCCCTGCTGAGGCGATTCCCGATCTGTCGGCTCCCCAACCTCTACCGGGGGTCCTGGAAATCAAACTCAATCAGCCAAGCCGTGTTGATCTGAGCAGCAAAGGAGGGGATCGCACCAAGCTGCAAGGCGTGATCGGTACATTCACGCTCCAGCTCCTGCCGCCTGTGCAGATCACGATCCAGCCAGCTCCGCAAGCAGGATCCGTCCTCTGGGATGGTGCCGCTCAGAAGTCTGTGAAAGACAAACCTGGGCTCTACCGCCTGGACCAGACCTCGGCACGCAATCCATAG
- a CDS encoding RpoD/SigA family RNA polymerase sigma factor: MAPLALLPDADLVRSYLRDIGRVPLLSHQQEITLGRQVQELMELEATEAELQEKRGGEAVPAAELAKAAGLSAVQLKRKLQAGRRAKERMVAANLRLVVSVAKKYTKRNMELLDLIQEGTIGLVRGVEKFDPTRGYKFSTYAYWWIRQGITRAIAEKSRTIRLPIHITEMLNKLKKGQRELSQDLGRTPSVTELAAFVELPEDEVKELMCRARQPVSLEMKVGDGDDTELLDLLAGDGELPSEQVEGECLKGDLRDLLGQLPELQERVLRMRYGMDGEEPMSLTGIAKTLKMSRDRTRRLEREGLESLRQDPLELKDYTVAA; encoded by the coding sequence ATGGCGCCCTTGGCCCTGCTCCCAGACGCAGACCTGGTGCGTTCCTATCTGCGCGACATCGGCCGTGTGCCGTTGCTGAGCCATCAGCAGGAGATCACCCTGGGCCGTCAGGTGCAGGAGCTGATGGAGCTGGAGGCGACAGAAGCGGAGCTGCAGGAGAAGCGTGGTGGAGAAGCCGTGCCTGCAGCCGAGCTGGCGAAGGCAGCTGGATTGAGTGCTGTGCAACTGAAGCGCAAGTTGCAGGCGGGCCGCCGCGCCAAAGAGCGGATGGTGGCGGCGAATCTGCGTTTGGTGGTGAGCGTGGCCAAGAAATACACCAAGCGGAACATGGAGCTGCTGGATCTGATCCAGGAGGGAACGATCGGTTTGGTGCGTGGTGTGGAGAAGTTCGACCCAACGCGGGGCTACAAGTTCAGTACGTATGCGTACTGGTGGATTCGCCAGGGAATCACACGGGCGATTGCGGAGAAGAGCCGCACGATCCGGCTGCCGATCCACATCACCGAGATGCTGAACAAACTGAAGAAGGGGCAGCGCGAACTGAGCCAGGACCTGGGCCGGACGCCATCAGTCACGGAGCTGGCGGCATTTGTGGAGCTGCCGGAGGATGAGGTGAAGGAACTGATGTGCCGCGCCCGTCAACCGGTGAGCCTGGAGATGAAGGTTGGGGATGGTGATGACACGGAGCTGCTGGATTTACTGGCAGGTGATGGCGAGCTGCCGAGTGAGCAGGTGGAAGGGGAGTGCCTGAAGGGCGATCTGCGTGATCTGCTGGGCCAGCTGCCGGAATTGCAGGAGCGTGTGCTGCGGATGCGTTACGGGATGGACGGCGAGGAGCCGATGAGCCTCACTGGTATTGCAAAAACGCTCAAGATGAGTCGCGATCGCACCCGCCGACTCGAGCGTGAAGGCCTTGAATCGCTGCGTCAGGATCCGCTTGAGCTCAAGGACTACACCGTGGCTGCCTGA
- a CDS encoding glycoside hydrolase family 10 protein encodes MLSPRTFRRSSAGAIAAMAMVMTTTGAQAGLPSVQPKRTLGVWLTNSPSPLYYDRTRLLKAMDELQQAGFTALYPNVWSRGTTFHRSRFAPVEPALRKAGLNLDPICTISKEGRKRGMKVIPWFEYGLMEPASAAVVAQHPEWVLTRRNGNPVMTMHGKEMVWLNPAHPEVRERFIGLVVEVMKRCKMDGLQLDDHFAWPVELGYDSYTSALYQQDTGVRPPKDHTNRYWMAWRRRQLTGLLRELRQRLDDESLPQRISLSPGPFRFAYNHWLQDWELWAVGELIDDLVVQNYAYSLKGFAKDLNQPALRKARQWGMPVQIGILAGFGKRTTPIPVLAEKQRLSNQQGYGVIYFYWEGLWGKYSGKEGPAFRFDAFQSLGAQD; translated from the coding sequence ATGCTTTCACCACGAACTTTTCGTCGAAGCAGCGCTGGTGCCATCGCTGCGATGGCCATGGTCATGACCACGACGGGCGCTCAGGCCGGACTCCCCTCCGTTCAGCCGAAACGCACCCTGGGTGTCTGGCTCACCAACAGCCCAAGCCCTCTGTACTACGACCGAACAAGGCTGTTAAAGGCGATGGACGAACTGCAGCAGGCAGGATTCACAGCTTTGTATCCGAATGTGTGGAGCCGAGGCACCACCTTTCATCGCAGTCGGTTCGCACCGGTGGAACCAGCCCTCCGCAAGGCGGGACTCAATCTTGACCCGATCTGCACCATCAGCAAGGAAGGCCGCAAACGCGGCATGAAGGTGATTCCGTGGTTTGAATATGGCCTGATGGAGCCTGCGAGTGCCGCGGTGGTGGCGCAGCATCCCGAGTGGGTGTTGACACGCCGGAACGGCAATCCCGTGATGACCATGCACGGGAAAGAGATGGTTTGGCTCAACCCAGCCCACCCTGAAGTGCGCGAGCGGTTCATCGGTCTTGTGGTGGAAGTGATGAAGCGCTGCAAGATGGATGGACTGCAGCTCGATGATCATTTCGCCTGGCCAGTGGAACTGGGCTATGACTCCTACACATCGGCGCTTTACCAGCAAGACACCGGGGTTCGACCGCCGAAAGACCACACCAATCGCTATTGGATGGCCTGGCGACGGCGTCAGCTGACTGGACTACTGCGCGAGCTACGCCAGCGCTTGGATGACGAATCGCTTCCACAGAGAATCAGCCTCTCACCAGGCCCCTTTCGATTTGCCTACAACCATTGGCTTCAGGACTGGGAGCTCTGGGCGGTTGGCGAGTTGATCGATGATCTCGTCGTTCAGAATTACGCTTACTCCCTCAAAGGTTTCGCCAAAGATCTCAATCAGCCGGCGCTGCGCAAAGCCCGGCAATGGGGAATGCCGGTGCAGATTGGCATCCTCGCGGGGTTTGGAAAACGCACCACACCGATTCCTGTGCTGGCTGAGAAACAACGGCTCAGCAACCAACAAGGCTACGGAGTGATCTACTTCTACTGGGAAGGTCTCTGGGGAAAATACAGCGGAAAAGAAGGGCCGGCCTTCCGCTTTGATGCTTTTCAAAGCCTCGGTGCTCAGGATTGA
- a CDS encoding ribose-phosphate pyrophosphokinase, whose protein sequence is MTGFLTAARAEQEKIQHDTRRLRLFSGTSNPALAREIAAYLGVPDGPRVCKRFADGELYVQIQESIRGCDVFLIQPTCAPVNDHLMELLIMVDACRRASARQITAVVPYYGYARADRKTAGRESITAKLTANLLVKSGVDRVLAMDLHSAQIQGYFDIPCDHIYGSPVLVDYLSAQELGEVVVVSPDVGGVARARAFAKQMNDAPLAIIDKRRTGHNMAESLTVIGDVNQRTAILIDDMIDTGGTICAGARLLRQQGASRVIACATHAVFSPPASERLATDGLFEQVVVTNSIPIPSDRMFPQLQVLSVANMLGEAIWRIHEESSVSSMFR, encoded by the coding sequence GTGACCGGATTCCTGACTGCAGCCCGCGCCGAACAGGAGAAGATCCAGCACGACACGCGGCGACTCCGCCTGTTCAGCGGCACGTCGAATCCCGCTTTGGCTCGGGAAATCGCAGCGTATTTGGGTGTCCCCGACGGTCCGAGGGTCTGCAAACGCTTTGCCGACGGTGAGCTCTACGTGCAGATCCAGGAATCCATCCGAGGCTGCGATGTCTTCCTGATCCAGCCCACCTGTGCTCCGGTGAATGATCACTTGATGGAGCTGTTGATCATGGTCGACGCCTGTCGTCGTGCTTCAGCGAGGCAGATCACTGCAGTCGTCCCTTATTACGGTTACGCACGGGCGGATCGGAAGACCGCAGGTCGGGAATCCATCACGGCCAAGCTCACAGCCAATCTCCTGGTCAAGTCAGGAGTGGACAGGGTGCTGGCCATGGATCTTCATTCCGCGCAGATCCAGGGTTACTTCGACATTCCCTGCGATCACATTTACGGCTCCCCAGTGCTCGTGGATTACCTCTCCGCCCAGGAGCTCGGCGAGGTGGTGGTTGTTTCACCGGATGTCGGTGGTGTGGCACGGGCGAGAGCCTTTGCCAAGCAAATGAACGATGCTCCGCTGGCCATCATCGACAAACGACGCACGGGTCACAACATGGCCGAGAGCCTCACGGTGATCGGGGATGTAAACCAACGCACCGCAATCCTCATCGACGACATGATCGACACCGGTGGCACCATTTGCGCCGGTGCCAGGTTGTTGCGTCAACAGGGGGCCAGCCGAGTGATCGCCTGCGCGACCCATGCCGTGTTCTCGCCGCCAGCGTCCGAGCGCTTGGCAACGGATGGACTGTTTGAGCAGGTTGTGGTGACCAACAGCATTCCGATCCCATCGGATCGCATGTTCCCCCAACTCCAGGTGCTGTCGGTCGCCAACATGCTCGGAGAAGCGATCTGGCGCATTCATGAGGAGAGTTCCGTCAGCTCGATGTTCCGCTGA
- a CDS encoding Coenzyme F420 hydrogenase/dehydrogenase, beta subunit C-terminal domain → MTSSPASPLPHDQARPIPRDRIRPAKDLCSDCGLCDSRWVAYVRQACAFLHQDFDGMERKAHGRVRNLDQENELYFGVQQRMLTARLQTPIDGAQWTGIVSRLGVRALETGLVDAVLCVQQSPDDRFTPMPVLARTPEEVLAARVNKPTLSNNLSVLEQLPGSGIKRLLAIGVGCQVQALRAVQNTLPLEALYVLGLPCVDNVSREGLQTFLESASASPHTVVHYEFMQDFRIHFRHSDGHVETVPFFGLDTPALKDVFAPSCLSCFDYVNAGADLVVGYMGAEFGRQWLVVRNSRGEELLKLVEAELDQAPVSSRGDRRQAVQQGIDAYDKALRLPMWLAEVVGWIVQRVGPKGLEYGRFSIDSHFTRNALWLRRHHPEVVERHLPAFARRIVERYRLPAR, encoded by the coding sequence GTGACGTCTTCCCCCGCTTCACCGCTTCCCCACGACCAGGCGCGGCCGATTCCCCGCGATCGGATCCGTCCTGCCAAGGACCTCTGCAGTGATTGCGGACTCTGTGATTCGCGCTGGGTTGCTTATGTCCGCCAGGCCTGTGCCTTCCTTCATCAGGACTTCGATGGCATGGAACGCAAGGCCCACGGCCGTGTCCGCAATCTCGATCAAGAGAATGAATTGTATTTCGGTGTGCAGCAGCGGATGCTCACTGCGCGTTTGCAGACACCGATCGATGGAGCCCAGTGGACCGGGATTGTTAGTCGTCTGGGAGTCCGCGCGTTGGAGACCGGTCTCGTTGATGCTGTGCTCTGCGTTCAGCAGAGCCCTGACGATCGCTTCACGCCGATGCCCGTTCTGGCACGCACTCCGGAGGAGGTTCTTGCGGCAAGGGTCAATAAGCCCACCCTGTCCAACAACCTCTCGGTTCTTGAGCAATTGCCAGGCAGTGGGATCAAACGCCTCCTTGCGATCGGTGTGGGTTGCCAGGTTCAGGCGCTGCGTGCCGTGCAGAACACCCTCCCGCTTGAGGCGCTGTACGTGCTGGGTCTTCCCTGTGTGGACAATGTCTCCCGCGAGGGGCTTCAGACCTTTTTGGAGAGCGCCAGTGCTTCACCGCACACGGTGGTGCACTACGAATTCATGCAGGATTTCAGGATTCATTTCCGGCACAGCGATGGTCATGTGGAGACGGTCCCCTTCTTCGGTCTCGACACGCCCGCTCTCAAGGACGTCTTCGCACCAAGCTGTCTGAGTTGCTTCGACTACGTCAATGCCGGTGCTGACCTAGTCGTTGGCTACATGGGGGCTGAATTCGGACGCCAGTGGTTGGTTGTGCGTAATTCACGAGGGGAAGAATTGCTCAAGCTGGTGGAAGCGGAACTCGATCAGGCGCCGGTGTCGAGCCGAGGTGATCGCCGCCAGGCTGTGCAGCAGGGCATCGACGCCTATGACAAGGCCCTGCGACTGCCCATGTGGCTTGCGGAGGTTGTGGGCTGGATCGTGCAGCGGGTCGGGCCGAAAGGGCTGGAATACGGCCGCTTCTCCATCGATTCCCACTTCACCAGAAATGCGCTCTGGCTCCGGCGGCATCATCCTGAGGTGGTGGAGCGCCATCTGCCCGCCTTTGCGCGACGCATCGTTGAGCGCTATCGCTTGCCCGCCCGCTGA
- a CDS encoding response regulator transcription factor, producing the protein MASTKCFLVVASATSTVGTAKLLVVEDDDSIRETVEEALRAEGFDVKSCGNGADAMALLNEPDTKGVDLLVLDLMLPGLGGLDLCRQLRKLNNHTPVLVISARDSETDRVLGLEVGADDYLVKPFGLRELVARCRALLRRSQQIASVPNEDRQVVQSGNLCLYAQECRVTRDGEDLTLSPKEYKILELLIRNPKRVWSRDQLLERIWGIDFVGDTKTVDVHIRWLREKIEEEPSSPQHIRTVRGFGYRFG; encoded by the coding sequence ATGGCTTCAACGAAATGTTTTCTCGTGGTTGCTTCCGCAACGAGCACAGTGGGCACTGCAAAACTGCTCGTTGTTGAAGACGATGATTCGATCAGAGAAACCGTGGAGGAAGCCCTTCGTGCTGAAGGCTTCGATGTGAAGTCATGCGGCAATGGGGCCGACGCCATGGCTCTCCTCAACGAACCAGACACCAAAGGTGTGGATCTGCTTGTGCTCGACCTGATGCTTCCAGGCCTTGGCGGGCTCGATCTCTGCCGACAACTTCGCAAACTCAATAACCACACCCCCGTTTTGGTCATCAGTGCGCGGGACAGTGAAACCGACAGGGTGCTCGGCCTTGAAGTGGGCGCTGACGACTACCTTGTTAAGCCCTTCGGCCTGCGAGAACTGGTCGCACGCTGTCGGGCCTTGCTGCGGCGCTCCCAACAGATCGCATCCGTCCCGAATGAGGATCGCCAGGTTGTTCAGAGTGGCAATCTCTGTCTTTACGCCCAGGAGTGCCGCGTCACCCGCGACGGTGAGGACCTCACGCTTTCACCGAAGGAGTACAAAATCCTCGAACTGCTGATCCGCAATCCCAAGAGGGTCTGGAGCAGAGACCAGCTGCTGGAAAGAATCTGGGGGATCGATTTTGTCGGAGACACCAAAACCGTTGATGTCCACATCCGCTGGTTGAGAGAAAAAATTGAGGAGGAGCCTTCCTCTCCTCAACACATCCGCACCGTTAGGGGATTCGGCTACCGCTTCGGCTAA